Proteins from a genomic interval of Rhinoraja longicauda isolate Sanriku21f chromosome 16, sRhiLon1.1, whole genome shotgun sequence:
- the LOC144600931 gene encoding nanos homolog 1-like: MESLGSLDKQLEKHARPVDYLHQRYASSCENTFNSWNDYLGLTTLVSKAVNQAGQSGLHPGSELSLQSRAPYLARSLELSHLPFCSHHGDLLGSDLEERFAEFSPFSPGSSPLLAYTGGCEEEQQQLLLQQQRHHQPRNQHRLDREQVGWNRVDVIMMDDKSHLQLPHSHHHNNQHHHHHHYHHQAAGHHQRGARAKPELQICVFCRNNNESVTLYTTHILKSPDGRVLCPILRRYTCPLCGANGDNAHTIKYCPLSKLQPTIPKLKTRNCIGKRVR; encoded by the coding sequence ATGGAAAGTTTGGGGTCACTGGACAAGCAGTTGGAGAAGCATGCCCGCCCGGTGGATTATTTGCACCAGAGGTACGCGAGTAGTTGCGAGAATACTTTCAACTCGTGGAATGATTACTTGGGTCTGACCACATTGGTGAGCAAAGCTGTCAACCAGGCGGGCCAGAGCGGGCTGCACCCGGGCAGCGAGCTGAGCCTTCAGTCCCGGGCTCCCTACCTCGCCCGGTCCCTGGAACTGAGTCACCTGCCTTTCTGCTCCCATCACGGCGACCTGCTGGGCTCCGACCTGGAAGAGAGGTTCGCCGAGTTCAGCCCTTTCTCTCCCGGATCCAGCCCTCTCTTGGCTTACACGGGGGGATGCGAGGAGGAGCAGCAGCAACTACTGCTACAACAACAACGGCACCATCAGCCAAGGAACCAGCACCGCCTGGACAGGGAGCAGGTGGGCTGGAACAGAGTGGACGTGATCATGATGGACGACAAAAGCCACCTACAGCTCCCTCACTCTCACCACCACAACAACcagcatcaccaccaccaccactaccacCACCAGGCAGCTGGTCACCACCAGCGAGGTGCCAGGGCCAAGCCGGAGCTGCAGATATGCGTGTTCTGCAGGAACAACAACGAGTCTGTCACCCTCTACACCACCCACATCCTCAAGAGCCCCGATGGGAGAGTACTTTGCCCCATCCTGAGAAGGTACACCTGTCCCCTGTGCGGTGCCAACGGCGACAACGCGCACACCATCAAGTATTGCCCACTCTCCAAGCTCCAACCTACCATCCCCAAACTGAAGACTAGAAACTGCATTGGCAAGAGGGTCCGTTAA